From the genome of Acidimicrobiales bacterium:
GAGTACCCGAGGATGGCCCCGAAGGCGGCCCGCCGGTTCGGCGTCCTCGGGTCGTCGGCCGGCCCGAGGTCGACCCCGACGGTCTCGGCCACCTTGGCGGCCGCCTGGGCGGGGAGGTCGCTCGCCGCCCTGCCCCGAGCGAGCATGTCCCCGTAGCTGACGACGTCGAGGGCCAGCGTCCCGACCGCCCCGGCGATGGCCCCGGCCCGAATCCCCGGCTTCACGCCGGCCGACCGTAGCGCCGCTGGTACGCTGGCGAGCCACCCAGCGCTCGTAGCTCAATTGGACAGAGCATCTGACTACGGATCAGAAGGTTGGGGGTTCGAGTCCCTCCGAGCGCGCAGGAAACCGCCAAGCCCCAAGCCTCTGCGGGCGGCGCGGCACCGCGGCGGTCAGGTCCCCGGGGAGACGACGCCTGCTTCGTACGCCAGCATCACCAGCTGGGCGCGGTCGCGGGCGTGGAGCTTGGTCAGCAGGCGGCTGACGTGGGTCTTGGCCGTGGCGGGCGACATGAAGAGGGTGTCGGCGATCTCGGTGTTCGAGAGGCCTCGGGCCACGGCGACCAGGACCTCGGTCTCGCGGTCGGTCAGCGACTGCAGGCCCGGCGGCGGCTCGGCAACGGGCGCCGCCGGCCGGCGCACGAACTCCTCCATCAGCCGGCGGGTGACCTTCGGCGCCAGCAGGCCCTGCCCCCCGGCGACGACGCGCACGCCGGACAGCAGGTCGACCGGCAGGGTGTCCTTCAGCAGGAACCCGCTGGCGCCGGCGCGGAGGGCCTCGAAGACGTACTCGTCGAGGTCGAACGTCGTCAGGATCAGCACCTTCGTGGCGGCGAGGCGCTCGTCGGCGGTGATGCGCCGGGTGGCCTCGAGGCCGTCGGTGCGGGGCATGCGGATGTCCATGAGGATGACGTCGGGGCGCTCGTGGACGGCGACGGCGACCGCCTCGTCGCCGTCGCCCGCCTCGCCGACGACCTCGATGTCGTCGGCCGAGCCCAGCAGCACCGAGAACCCGCTGCGGACCAACGCCTGGTCGTCCGCCACGACGACGCGGATCACGCCCGCTCCTCGTCGTAGGGCAACGTCGCCGTCACCCGGAACCCGCCATCGGGCGCCGGGCCGACGTCGAGCGACCCGCCGTAGACGGCGACCCGCTCCCGCATCCCGACCAGCCCGAGGCCGCCGGGGCCCCCGCGACCGCCGTCCTTCGCCGACGCACCGGCGCCGTCGTCGGTCACCACCACGTGCAGGCTGCCCCGGTCGACGTCGAGGCGCACCGTCGCCCGGTGGGCCCGGGCGTGCTTGCGGGCGTTCGTGAGCGCCTCCTGCACGATCCGGTAGGCGGCGAGCTCGACGCCGGGCGGCAGGTCCCTCGCCGCCTCGGCGACGGTGAGGTCGACGCGCAGCCCGGCGTCGACGACGTCGTCCATCAGCCGGGGAAGGTCGGTGAGGCCCGGGGTGGGCGCGTACCCGCTCGCCCCGTCGCCGGCGCGCACCAGGCCGAGCAGTCGCCGGATCTCGGCCAGGCTCGACCGGCTGGTGCGGGAGATGTGCTCGAGGGCCTTCCTGGCCTCGTCCGGGCTCGTGTCGATGAGGTGCATCCCGACCCCCGCCTGCACGGCGATGACGCCGAGCGAGTGGCCGATCACGTCGTGCAGCTCCTGGGCGATGCGGAGCCGCTCGTCGGCCGCCGCCCGGAGGACGGCCTCGCCCTGGTCCCGCTCGAG
Proteins encoded in this window:
- a CDS encoding response regulator transcription factor gives rise to the protein MIRVVVADDQALVRSGFSVLLGSADDIEVVGEAGDGDEAVAVAVHERPDVILMDIRMPRTDGLEATRRITADERLAATKVLILTTFDLDEYVFEALRAGASGFLLKDTLPVDLLSGVRVVAGGQGLLAPKVTRRLMEEFVRRPAAPVAEPPPGLQSLTDRETEVLVAVARGLSNTEIADTLFMSPATAKTHVSRLLTKLHARDRAQLVMLAYEAGVVSPGT
- a CDS encoding sensor histidine kinase encodes the protein MGLVERLRHLPRWCQDAVLATVLVAIGLATTANPDPGYEPRDGLVVALVLVATLPYYARRLAPVPVFVVSLTATAVLYVLDYDAGALSFVVIAGAYTVAAHRPQREVVVAAAYMYGAFVVMLVSDSVGFGVAEFATSVPMFGAGLLVGWTMQSRRLRSESLERDQGEAVLRAAADERLRIAQELHDVIGHSLGVIAVQAGVGMHLIDTSPDEARKALEHISRTSRSSLAEIRRLLGLVRAGDGASGYAPTPGLTDLPRLMDDVVDAGLRVDLTVAEAARDLPPGVELAAYRIVQEALTNARKHARAHRATVRLDVDRGSLHVVVTDDGAGASAKDGGRGGPGGLGLVGMRERVAVYGGSLDVGPAPDGGFRVTATLPYDEERA